From Gammaproteobacteria bacterium:
GGTTAGCCTGAATGTTCAGCTAAAGGCCGAACACCTTCCCGCCCTGCGCGAATTTTGCGCCAGTCGTGACATAGGTCTCAGCGAGTAACATTTACTCAAAATACATCTTTATGCTACCTTAGCTGTCTACGGAGGTGCGCTATGACTGAATCGCTGTATCTTGCCATTGGCGGCATGCCTACCCTGGACCGGGTACACAAGATTTTCTATGACAAGCTGTATGCTCACCCTTGGCTGGGCAAGTTTTTCATCGGTCATGACCAGGCCTCTATCGAAAAGCGCCAAAGCCTGTTCATGGCGGAAAAAATGGGCGCCACCGACGTCACCTATTTTGGCAAGCAGCCGAAAATGGCTCACCGCCACTTGTTCATCACCCAGGAAATGTACGACCTGCGCCACCAGATTCTGCGCGACTCACTGCTAGAAGCCGGTGTTGATGGCGATAATCTTGACCGCTGGCTGCGCATCGACAACGCGTTTCACCGCCAAATCGTCAAACCCAGCGTGGAAGAGTTTTACAAATCCGGCTGGCTGTTTGAGCCGCGCGTGCTGATTAACAAACC
This genomic window contains:
- a CDS encoding group 1 truncated hemoglobin, whose protein sequence is MTESLYLAIGGMPTLDRVHKIFYDKLYAHPWLGKFFIGHDQASIEKRQSLFMAEKMGATDVTYFGKQPKMAHRHLFITQEMYDLRHQILRDSLLEAGVDGDNLDRWLRIDNAFHRQIVKPSVEEFYKSGWLFEPRVLINKPEFTPKTSQ